Proteins from a genomic interval of Pseudomonas silesiensis:
- the asd gene encoding aspartate-semialdehyde dehydrogenase translates to MKRVGLIGWRGMVGSVLMQRMLEEQDFDLIEPVFFTTSNVGGQGPSVGKDIAPLKDAYSIEELKTLDVILTCQGGDYTSEVFPKLREAGWQGYWIDAASSLRMQDDAVIVLDPVNRKVIDQQLDAGTKNYIGGNCTVSLMLMGLGGLFEAGLVEWMSAMTYQAASGAGAQNMRELIKQMGATHAAVADQLADPASAILDIDRRVAEAMRSDAYPTENFGVPLAGSLIPWIDKELPNGQSREEWKAQAETNKILGRFKSPIPVDGICVRIGAMRCHSQALTIKLNKDVPIADIEGLISQHNPWVKLVPNSREASIQELSPTKVTGTLNVPVGRLRKLNMGTQYVGAFTVGDQLLWGAAEPLRRMLRILLER, encoded by the coding sequence ATGAAACGTGTAGGTCTGATCGGTTGGCGCGGTATGGTCGGTTCCGTGCTCATGCAGCGGATGCTGGAAGAGCAGGATTTCGATCTTATCGAGCCGGTGTTTTTCACCACTTCCAATGTCGGTGGCCAAGGCCCGTCCGTGGGCAAGGACATTGCTCCGCTCAAGGACGCTTACAGCATTGAAGAGCTGAAGACCCTCGACGTGATTCTGACGTGCCAGGGTGGCGACTACACCAGCGAAGTCTTCCCGAAACTGCGCGAAGCCGGCTGGCAGGGCTACTGGATCGACGCCGCTTCCAGCCTGCGCATGCAGGATGACGCGGTGATCGTGCTGGACCCGGTGAACCGCAAGGTCATCGACCAGCAGCTCGATGCGGGCACCAAGAACTACATCGGCGGCAACTGCACCGTCAGCCTGATGCTGATGGGTCTGGGCGGTCTGTTCGAAGCCGGTCTGGTGGAGTGGATGAGCGCCATGACCTATCAGGCGGCCTCCGGTGCCGGCGCGCAGAACATGCGTGAACTGATCAAGCAGATGGGCGCGACCCACGCCGCTGTCGCCGATCAACTGGCCGACCCGGCCAGCGCGATCCTCGACATCGACCGCCGTGTTGCCGAAGCCATGCGCAGCGACGCGTACCCGACCGAAAACTTCGGCGTACCGCTGGCCGGCAGCCTGATCCCGTGGATCGACAAGGAACTGCCGAACGGCCAGAGCCGCGAAGAGTGGAAGGCCCAGGCCGAGACCAACAAGATCCTCGGTCGCTTCAAGAGCCCGATCCCGGTGGACGGCATCTGCGTGCGCATCGGCGCCATGCGTTGCCACAGCCAGGCGCTGACCATCAAGCTGAACAAAGACGTGCCGATCGCCGACATCGAAGGGCTGATCAGCCAGCACAACCCTTGGGTCAAGCTGGTGCCGAACAGCCGCGAAGCCAGCATTCAGGAACTGAGCCCGACCAAGGTCACCGGCACCCTGAACGTTCCGGTGGGCCGTCTGCGCAAGCTGAACATGGGCACGCAGTACGTCGGCGCGTTCACCGTCGGCGACCAGCTGCTGTGGGGCGCGGCCGAACCGCTGCGTCGCATGCTGCGGATTCTGCTCGAGCGTTGA
- a CDS encoding LysR family transcriptional regulator — MDLANLNAFIAIAETGSFSGAGERLHLTQPAISKRIAGLEQQLKVRLFDRLGREVGLTEAGRALLPRAYQILNVLDDTRRALTNLTGEVSGRLTLATSHHIGLHRLPPLLREFTRRYPQVALDIQFLDSEVAYEEILHGRAELAVITLAPEPHALVKATPVWDDPLDFVVAPEHSLISNGPVSLADIALHPAVFPGGNTFTHHIVQRLFEARGLTPNIAMSTNYLETIKMMVSIGLAWSVLPRTMLDEQVARIPLPGIQLTRQLGYILHTERTLSNAARAFMALLDAQIDGPGIQG; from the coding sequence ATGGATCTGGCCAACCTCAATGCTTTCATAGCCATTGCCGAGACCGGCAGCTTCTCCGGTGCCGGTGAAAGGCTGCACCTCACGCAACCGGCCATCAGCAAGCGTATCGCCGGGCTGGAGCAGCAATTGAAGGTGCGCCTGTTCGATCGCCTGGGGCGGGAAGTCGGGCTTACCGAGGCCGGCCGCGCCTTGCTGCCGCGGGCCTATCAGATCCTGAACGTGCTGGATGACACCCGCCGCGCCCTGACCAACCTGACCGGCGAAGTGAGCGGCCGCCTGACTCTGGCCACCAGTCACCACATCGGCCTGCACCGCCTGCCGCCTTTATTGAGGGAGTTCACCCGCCGTTACCCACAGGTGGCGCTGGATATCCAGTTCCTCGACTCGGAAGTGGCCTACGAAGAAATCCTCCATGGCCGCGCCGAACTGGCGGTCATCACCCTGGCGCCGGAGCCCCACGCCCTGGTCAAGGCCACGCCCGTATGGGACGACCCGCTGGATTTCGTGGTCGCCCCGGAGCATTCGCTGATCAGCAACGGCCCGGTCAGCCTGGCGGACATCGCCCTGCACCCGGCGGTATTCCCCGGCGGCAACACCTTTACCCACCACATCGTCCAGCGCCTGTTCGAAGCCCGGGGCCTGACGCCGAACATCGCCATGAGCACCAATTATCTGGAAACGATCAAGATGATGGTCTCGATCGGCCTGGCCTGGAGCGTGTTGCCGCGCACCATGCTTGACGAGCAAGTTGCACGGATACCTTTACCGGGCATACAACTGACTCGCCAGCTAGGCTATATCTTGCACACCGAACGGACGCTCTCGAACGCGGCACGGGCCTTTATGGCCCTGCTGGATGCACAAATCGATGGGCCAGGGATTCAAGGCTAA
- the leuC gene encoding 3-isopropylmalate dehydratase large subunit, which translates to MAGKTLYDKLWDSHLVKQRDDGSALIYIDRHIIHEVTSPQAFEGLRLAGRKPWRIDANIATPDHNVPTTPERKGGIEAIADEVSRLQVQTLDDNCDEYGIVEFKMNDVRQGIVHVIGPEQGATLPGMTVVCGDSHTSTHGAFGALAHGIGTSEVEHVLATQCLVAKKMKNMLVSVEGKLPFGVTAKDIVLAVIGKIGTAGGNGHAIEFAGSAIRDLSVEGRMTICNMSIEAGARVGLVAADEKTVEYVKGRPFAPKGAEWDLAVEAWKDLVTDKDAKFDTVVELDATQIKPQVSWGTSPEMVLAVDQNVPDPAKEMDLVKRGSIERALKYMGLTANQAITDIQLDRVFIGSCTNSRIEDLRAAAVIAKGRKVASTIKQAIVVPGSGLVKAQAESEGLDKIFLDAGFEWREPGCSMCLAMNPDRLESGEHCASTSNRNFEGRQGAGGRTHLVSPAMAAAAAVNGRFVDVRELI; encoded by the coding sequence ATGGCCGGCAAAACGCTCTACGACAAGCTCTGGGATTCGCACTTGGTCAAGCAGCGCGACGATGGCTCTGCGCTGATCTACATCGATCGTCACATCATCCATGAAGTGACCTCGCCGCAAGCCTTCGAAGGCCTGCGCCTGGCCGGGCGCAAGCCTTGGCGCATCGATGCCAACATCGCGACCCCGGACCACAACGTACCGACCACACCGGAGCGCAAGGGCGGCATCGAAGCCATTGCCGACGAAGTCTCGCGCCTGCAGGTTCAGACCCTCGACGATAACTGTGACGAATACGGCATCGTCGAATTCAAGATGAATGACGTGCGCCAGGGCATCGTCCACGTCATCGGCCCGGAGCAGGGCGCGACCTTGCCGGGCATGACCGTGGTCTGCGGCGACTCCCATACCTCGACCCATGGCGCATTCGGCGCATTGGCTCACGGTATCGGCACTTCCGAGGTCGAGCATGTGCTCGCCACCCAGTGCCTGGTCGCCAAGAAAATGAAGAACATGCTGGTGTCGGTCGAAGGCAAGTTGCCGTTCGGCGTGACCGCCAAGGACATCGTCCTCGCCGTGATCGGCAAGATCGGCACCGCCGGCGGTAACGGCCATGCCATCGAGTTCGCCGGTAGCGCGATTCGCGACTTGTCCGTCGAAGGCCGCATGACCATCTGCAACATGTCGATCGAGGCCGGTGCCCGCGTCGGCCTGGTGGCGGCGGACGAAAAGACCGTGGAATACGTCAAGGGCCGTCCATTTGCGCCGAAAGGCGCGGAATGGGACCTGGCTGTCGAAGCCTGGAAAGACCTGGTGACTGACAAGGACGCGAAGTTCGACACCGTCGTCGAACTCGACGCGACCCAGATCAAACCGCAAGTCAGCTGGGGCACCTCGCCGGAGATGGTGCTGGCCGTTGATCAGAACGTGCCGGACCCGGCCAAGGAAATGGACCTGGTCAAGCGTGGTTCCATCGAACGCGCCTTGAAGTACATGGGCTTGACCGCCAACCAGGCGATCACCGACATCCAGCTGGACCGGGTATTCATCGGTTCCTGCACCAACTCGCGGATCGAAGACCTGCGTGCGGCGGCCGTGATCGCCAAGGGCCGCAAAGTGGCGTCGACCATCAAGCAGGCCATCGTGGTGCCGGGCTCGGGCCTGGTCAAGGCGCAGGCCGAATCGGAAGGCCTGGACAAGATCTTCCTCGATGCCGGTTTCGAATGGCGTGAGCCGGGCTGCTCGATGTGCCTGGCGATGAACCCGGACCGTTTGGAAAGTGGCGAGCATTGCGCCTCGACCTCCAACCGTAACTTCGAAGGCCGTCAGGGTGCCGGTGGTCGTACTCACCTGGTGAGCCCGGCCATGGCCGCCGCCGCCGCTGTGAACGGTCGTTTCGTCGACGTCCGTGAATTGATCTAA
- a CDS encoding class I SAM-dependent methyltransferase, whose product MISTPQHTQVVQKQFGEQAAAYLSSAVHAQGTEFALLQAELAGQGDARVLDLGCGAGHVSFHVASLVKEVVAYDLSQQMLDVVAAAAVDRGLGNVTTVNGAAERLPFADGEFDFVFSRYSAHHWSDLGLALREVRRVLKPGGVAAFVDVLSPGSPLFDTYLQSVEVLRDTSHVRDYSAGEWLRQVSEAGLHTRSTTRQRLRLEYTSWVERMRTPPVMRAAIRELQQSMGNEVREYFEIEADGSFSTDVLVLIAER is encoded by the coding sequence ATGATCAGCACCCCCCAGCACACCCAGGTTGTCCAAAAGCAATTCGGTGAACAGGCCGCCGCCTACCTGAGCAGCGCCGTGCATGCTCAAGGCACCGAATTCGCCCTGCTGCAGGCTGAACTGGCAGGGCAGGGCGACGCCCGGGTGCTGGACCTGGGTTGCGGCGCCGGTCACGTGAGTTTCCACGTGGCCTCGCTGGTCAAGGAAGTAGTGGCCTACGACCTGTCCCAACAGATGCTCGACGTGGTCGCCGCCGCTGCGGTCGACCGTGGCCTGGGCAACGTGACCACGGTCAACGGTGCCGCCGAGCGCCTGCCGTTCGCCGATGGCGAATTCGACTTCGTGTTCAGCCGTTATTCGGCGCACCATTGGAGCGACCTCGGGCTGGCCCTGCGGGAAGTTCGTCGGGTACTGAAGCCGGGCGGGGTGGCGGCGTTCGTCGACGTGTTGTCACCGGGCAGCCCGCTGTTCGACACTTACCTGCAAAGCGTCGAAGTGCTGCGCGACACCAGCCACGTGCGCGATTATTCTGCGGGTGAGTGGCTGCGCCAGGTCAGCGAAGCGGGGTTGCATACCCGCAGCACCACGCGCCAACGCTTGCGCCTGGAGTACACCAGCTGGGTCGAGCGCATGCGCACGCCGCCAGTGATGCGCGCCGCGATCCGCGAGTTGCAGCAGTCGATGGGCAATGAAGTGCGCGAATATTTTGAGATTGAGGCCGATGGTTCGTTCAGTACCGATGTGCTGGTGCTGATAGCTGAACGATAG
- the leuB gene encoding 3-isopropylmalate dehydrogenase, translating to MSKQILILPGDGIGPEIMAEAVKVLELANAKYSLGFELSFDVIGGAAIDKHGVPLADETLDRARAADAVLLGAVGGPKWDAIERDIRPERGLLKIRAQLGLFGNLRPAILYPQLAEASSLKPEIVAGLDILIVRELTGGIYFGAPRGTRTLENGERQSYDTLPYSESEIRRIARVGFDMAMVRGKKLCSVDKANVLASSQLWREIVEEVAKDYPEVELSHMYVDNAAMQLVRAPKQFDVIVTDNMFGDILSDQASMLTGSIGMLPSASLDTNNKGMYEPCHGSAPDIAGQGIANPLATILSVSMMLRYSFNQSGAADAIEKAVSLVLDQGLRTGDIWSAGCTKVGTQEMGDAVVAALRNL from the coding sequence ATGAGCAAGCAGATTCTGATTCTTCCAGGCGACGGTATTGGTCCGGAAATCATGGCCGAAGCGGTCAAGGTGCTGGAACTGGCCAACGCCAAGTACAGCCTGGGCTTCGAGCTGAGCTTTGACGTGATCGGTGGCGCGGCCATCGACAAGCACGGCGTGCCTTTGGCCGACGAAACCCTGGATCGTGCTCGCGCGGCGGACGCTGTGTTGCTGGGCGCCGTGGGCGGCCCGAAATGGGACGCTATCGAGCGTGACATTCGCCCGGAGCGCGGCCTGCTGAAAATCCGTGCGCAACTGGGCCTGTTCGGCAACCTGCGTCCGGCGATCCTCTACCCGCAACTGGCCGAGGCTTCGAGCCTGAAGCCGGAAATCGTCGCCGGCCTGGACATCCTGATCGTCCGCGAGCTGACCGGCGGCATCTACTTCGGCGCGCCCCGTGGCACCCGCACCCTGGAAAACGGCGAGCGTCAGTCCTACGACACCCTGCCGTACAGCGAAAGCGAAATCCGCCGTATCGCCCGTGTCGGTTTCGACATGGCCATGGTCCGCGGCAAGAAGCTGTGCTCGGTGGACAAGGCCAACGTATTGGCGTCCAGCCAGTTGTGGCGTGAAATCGTCGAAGAAGTGGCCAAGGATTACCCTGAAGTCGAACTGAGCCACATGTACGTCGACAACGCCGCCATGCAGCTGGTACGTGCACCGAAGCAATTCGACGTGATCGTCACCGACAACATGTTCGGCGACATTCTGTCCGACCAGGCTTCGATGCTCACCGGCTCCATCGGCATGCTGCCGTCGGCGTCGCTGGATACCAACAACAAGGGCATGTACGAGCCGTGCCATGGTTCGGCGCCGGACATCGCGGGCCAGGGCATTGCCAACCCGTTGGCGACCATTTTGTCGGTGTCGATGATGTTGCGTTACAGCTTCAACCAGTCGGGCGCGGCAGATGCGATCGAGAAGGCGGTGAGCCTGGTTCTGGATCAGGGCCTGCGCACCGGCGACATCTGGTCGGCCGGTTGCACTAAAGTCGGGACGCAGGAAATGGGCGACGCAGTAGTCGCCGCGCTGCGGAATCTGTAA
- a CDS encoding aspartate-semialdehyde dehydrogenase: MSQSFDIAVIGATGTVGETLVQILEERDFPVGNLHLLASSESAGHSVPYRGKNVRVREVDEFDFGKVQLVFFAAGPAVTLSFASRATAAGCSLIDLSGALPADQAPHVVPEANAQVLAGLKKPFQVSSPSPSATTLAVVLAPLLGLLDLQRIHLTAALAVSAQGREAVTELARQTAELLNVRPLEPTFFDRQMAFNLLAQVGKPDEQGHTLLEKRLVRELRQVMALPALKISVTCIQAPVFFGDSFSVALQSASDIDLAKVNAALEDAPGIELVEAGDYPTPVGDAVGQDVVYVGRVRHGIDDLSELNVWLTSDNVRKGAALNAVQVAELLIKQLV, from the coding sequence ATGAGCCAGTCCTTTGATATTGCCGTGATCGGCGCCACCGGTACTGTCGGCGAAACCCTCGTGCAGATTCTCGAAGAACGCGACTTCCCGGTCGGCAACCTGCACCTGCTGGCCAGCAGCGAATCCGCCGGGCATTCGGTGCCGTATCGCGGCAAGAACGTGCGGGTGCGGGAGGTCGATGAGTTCGACTTCGGCAAAGTCCAGCTGGTGTTCTTCGCCGCCGGCCCGGCGGTCACCCTCAGTTTCGCCTCGCGCGCCACCGCCGCCGGTTGCTCGCTGATCGACCTGTCCGGCGCCTTGCCGGCCGATCAGGCGCCGCACGTGGTGCCGGAAGCCAATGCACAGGTGCTCGCCGGTTTAAAAAAACCCTTCCAGGTCAGCAGCCCAAGCCCGTCGGCCACCACGCTGGCCGTGGTGCTGGCGCCGTTGCTCGGTTTGCTCGACCTGCAACGCATCCACCTGACCGCTGCTTTGGCGGTCTCCGCCCAAGGTCGCGAAGCCGTGACCGAACTGGCCCGGCAAACCGCCGAACTGCTAAACGTGCGTCCGCTGGAACCGACGTTCTTCGATCGGCAGATGGCCTTCAACCTGCTGGCCCAAGTCGGCAAGCCGGATGAACAAGGTCATACGCTGCTGGAAAAACGCCTGGTGCGCGAACTGCGCCAGGTCATGGCCCTGCCTGCCTTGAAGATTTCGGTCACGTGCATTCAAGCCCCGGTGTTTTTTGGCGATAGCTTCAGTGTGGCCTTGCAGTCGGCGAGCGACATCGATCTGGCGAAAGTCAATGCCGCCCTGGAAGACGCCCCGGGCATCGAACTGGTGGAAGCCGGCGATTATCCGACCCCGGTCGGCGATGCGGTCGGGCAGGACGTGGTCTACGTTGGTCGGGTTCGCCATGGAATCGACGACCTGTCGGAACTAAATGTGTGGCTGACGTCAGATAACGTGCGCAAAGGCGCGGCGCTCAACGCTGTGCAGGTGGCCGAATTGTTGATAAAACAACTTGTGTAA
- the leuD gene encoding 3-isopropylmalate dehydratase small subunit has protein sequence MKAFTQHTGLVAPLDRANVDTDQIIPKQFLKSIKRTGFGPNLFDEWRYLDVGQPYQDNSKRPLNKDFVLNAERYQGASVLLARENFGCGSSREHAPWALEEYGFRSIIAPSYADIFFNNSFKNGLLPIILSDAEVDELFQQVEANPGYQLQVDLEAQTVTRPDGKVLKFEIDAFRKHCLLNGLDDIGLTLMDHEAIATFEARHRASQPWLFRDA, from the coding sequence ATGAAAGCTTTTACCCAGCACACTGGACTTGTCGCGCCTCTGGATCGTGCCAACGTCGACACCGACCAGATCATCCCGAAGCAATTCTTGAAGTCGATCAAGCGCACGGGTTTCGGCCCGAACCTGTTCGATGAATGGCGCTACCTGGATGTGGGGCAGCCGTATCAGGACAACTCCAAGCGTCCGTTGAACAAGGACTTCGTGCTCAACGCCGAGCGTTACCAAGGCGCCAGCGTGTTGCTGGCCCGTGAGAACTTCGGTTGCGGCTCCAGCCGCGAACACGCGCCGTGGGCGCTGGAAGAGTACGGTTTTCGCAGCATCATCGCGCCGAGCTATGCCGACATCTTCTTCAACAACAGCTTCAAGAACGGCTTGCTGCCGATCATCTTGAGCGACGCTGAGGTGGATGAGCTGTTCCAGCAGGTTGAAGCGAATCCTGGGTACCAGTTGCAGGTCGATCTGGAAGCCCAGACCGTGACCCGTCCGGATGGCAAGGTGCTGAAATTTGAAATCGACGCGTTCCGTAAGCATTGCCTGCTCAATGGGCTGGACGATATCGGGCTGACGTTGATGGACCATGAGGCGATTGCGACGTTTGAAGCCAGGCATCGGGCTAGCCAGCCTTGGTTGTTTCGTGACGCTTGA
- a CDS encoding EAL domain-containing protein codes for MPKSVDRIPPMPRIQALDPKRSEQSWESAPQLLAALNGARLGAWYWDIERGQISWSRGTQALFGFDPRQPLPADLEYLDLLPPEDRAKTIRAFHAVIAGAPLEQAMHHRIRWPDGSLHWLEINGSLLPDKHGRPRMIGVIREITHQRQREQALSSSEKRFATLFHLCPNMVLLTRQEDGLISEANQYFESLFGWPVQDAIGRTTLELGLWVHPEQRAQLVKATKAKGELINMEVQLRASNGQVHDGILSAQKVELEGQPYLLSTFLDTTERKAAEHALKDSQERLDLALDSAQLGTWDWHIPSGMLYGSARAAQLHGLEAKPFHEAFDDFFEGVPDEERNSMRDAYRSLREGPAGNYQLTYRVQLPDGSSRYLESRARLYRDEDGAPLRMAGTLLDITDQVEREQRLLASEEKFATLFQVSPDPICVTHQDTGLFIEINSSFTQTFGWSTAEVIGRTADEIGMWDASEKSLRRIERVIREQGLNNVAILVQHKDGQTLTCVISSRQISVGDQPCIVTTLRDITQQQRSEAALKASEEKFAKAFHSSPDAITITERDTGRYLEVNDGFCRLTGYRADEVIGRTVYQVGIWAEEKQRSILLAELQLKGRVHHLEMLGRNKRGELLTVEVSVEPITLNETACLLLTARDVSLLKNAEAQIRHLAYHDPLTNLPNRALLMDRLSQQIALLKRHNLRGALMFLDLDHFKHINDSLGHPVGDTVLKIITARLEASVRMEDTVARLGGDEFVVLLSGLEGSRNDVSDQVLDLADTLRELLSEPMFLDGQRLQVTPSIGIALIPDHGSTPTDLLKRADIALYRAKDSGRNTTQMYHNTMQKAASQRLRLETDLRQALSRGEFRVNYQPQVDARNGRIVGAEALVRWDHPEFGAQSPTEFIKVLEDSGLILEVGTWIIDEVCAAFKQLATKNLIDPLDFSLCVNISPRQFRQTDFVERIERSLASHGLPCSLLKLEITEGIVIQNLEDTISKMRRLKKLGVSFAMDDFGTGYSSLTYLKRLPVDTLKIDQSFIRDATTDPNDAEIIRAIVAMARSLELKVIAEGVETQDQLDFLQGLGCHFYQGYLHSRPLPVEEFQKLLK; via the coding sequence ATGCCGAAATCTGTTGACCGAATTCCGCCGATGCCGCGCATTCAGGCGCTCGACCCGAAACGGTCCGAGCAGAGTTGGGAAAGCGCCCCGCAATTGCTGGCCGCCCTCAACGGCGCGCGCCTGGGCGCCTGGTACTGGGACATCGAGCGCGGGCAGATCAGTTGGTCCCGGGGCACCCAGGCATTGTTCGGCTTCGATCCCCGGCAACCGCTGCCGGCCGATCTGGAATACCTTGACTTGCTGCCACCCGAGGACCGGGCGAAAACCATTCGCGCCTTCCACGCGGTGATTGCCGGCGCCCCATTGGAACAGGCGATGCACCACCGCATCCGCTGGCCCGACGGCAGCCTGCACTGGCTGGAGATCAACGGCAGCCTGCTGCCGGACAAGCACGGCCGGCCACGGATGATCGGTGTCATCCGCGAGATCACCCACCAGCGTCAGCGTGAACAAGCCCTGAGCAGTTCGGAAAAACGCTTCGCCACGCTGTTTCACCTGTGTCCGAACATGGTGTTGCTGACCCGCCAGGAAGACGGCCTGATCAGCGAAGCCAACCAGTATTTCGAAAGCCTGTTCGGCTGGCCGGTCCAGGATGCGATTGGCCGCACCACCCTCGAACTGGGCCTGTGGGTGCACCCGGAACAACGGGCGCAACTGGTCAAGGCCACCAAGGCCAAGGGCGAATTGATCAACATGGAAGTGCAGCTTCGCGCCAGCAATGGCCAGGTCCACGACGGCATCCTCAGCGCGCAGAAAGTCGAGCTCGAAGGCCAGCCCTACCTGCTGAGCACCTTCCTTGATACCACCGAACGCAAAGCCGCCGAACACGCCCTCAAAGACAGCCAGGAACGCCTCGACCTGGCCCTGGATTCGGCGCAACTGGGCACCTGGGACTGGCACATTCCCAGCGGCATGCTCTACGGTTCGGCGCGAGCCGCCCAACTGCACGGGCTGGAAGCCAAGCCTTTCCATGAAGCCTTCGACGATTTTTTCGAAGGCGTGCCCGACGAAGAACGCAACAGCATGCGCGACGCCTACCGCAGCTTGCGCGAAGGCCCCGCCGGCAATTACCAGTTGACCTACCGCGTGCAGTTGCCGGACGGCAGTTCGCGCTACCTGGAAAGCCGCGCCCGGCTGTACCGCGATGAAGACGGTGCGCCGCTGCGCATGGCCGGCACGCTGCTCGACATCACCGATCAGGTGGAGCGCGAACAACGCCTGTTGGCCTCCGAAGAGAAATTCGCCACCCTGTTCCAGGTCAGCCCGGACCCGATCTGCGTGACCCACCAGGACACCGGCCTGTTCATCGAGATCAACTCCAGCTTCACCCAGACCTTCGGCTGGAGCACCGCCGAGGTGATCGGTCGCACTGCCGACGAAATCGGCATGTGGGACGCTTCGGAGAAAAGCCTGCGGCGGATCGAACGCGTCATCCGCGAACAAGGCCTGAACAATGTGGCGATCCTGGTTCAGCACAAAGACGGACAGACCCTGACCTGCGTGATTTCCAGCCGCCAGATCAGCGTCGGCGACCAGCCGTGCATCGTCACCACCCTGCGCGACATCACCCAGCAGCAACGCTCGGAAGCGGCGCTCAAGGCCAGCGAAGAGAAGTTCGCCAAAGCCTTCCACTCCAGTCCCGATGCCATCACCATCACCGAGCGCGACACCGGACGCTATCTAGAAGTCAACGATGGCTTCTGCCGCCTGACCGGCTATCGCGCCGACGAAGTGATCGGCCGCACGGTGTACCAGGTCGGCATCTGGGCCGAAGAAAAACAACGTTCGATCCTCCTGGCCGAGCTACAGCTCAAGGGCCGGGTGCATCACCTGGAAATGCTCGGGCGCAACAAACGCGGCGAACTGCTGACCGTCGAAGTCTCGGTGGAACCCATCACCCTGAACGAAACCGCCTGCCTGCTGCTGACAGCGCGAGACGTCAGCCTGCTGAAAAACGCCGAAGCGCAGATCCGCCACTTGGCCTACCACGACCCTTTGACCAACCTGCCCAACCGCGCGCTGCTGATGGATCGCCTGAGCCAGCAGATCGCCCTGCTCAAGCGCCACAACCTGCGCGGCGCCCTGATGTTTCTCGACCTCGACCACTTCAAGCACATCAACGATTCGCTCGGCCATCCGGTGGGCGATACGGTGCTGAAAATCATCACCGCGCGCCTTGAAGCCAGCGTGCGCATGGAGGACACCGTTGCGCGGCTGGGGGGTGATGAGTTCGTGGTGCTGCTCAGCGGCCTGGAAGGCTCGCGCAACGACGTCAGCGATCAGGTCCTGGATCTGGCCGACACCTTGCGTGAACTGTTGTCCGAACCGATGTTCCTCGACGGCCAGCGCCTGCAAGTGACCCCGAGCATCGGCATCGCACTGATTCCCGATCACGGCTCGACCCCGACCGACCTGCTCAAGCGCGCCGACATCGCGCTGTATCGGGCCAAGGATTCGGGGCGCAACACCACGCAGATGTATCACAACACCATGCAGAAGGCCGCGAGCCAACGCCTGCGCCTGGAGACCGACCTGCGCCAGGCCCTGTCCCGCGGCGAATTTCGCGTGAATTACCAACCGCAGGTGGACGCGCGCAACGGCCGCATCGTCGGCGCCGAGGCGCTGGTGCGCTGGGACCACCCGGAATTCGGCGCGCAGTCGCCCACGGAGTTCATCAAGGTGCTGGAGGACAGCGGGCTGATCCTCGAAGTGGGCACCTGGATCATCGACGAGGTCTGCGCCGCCTTCAAACAACTAGCCACCAAAAACCTGATCGACCCGCTCGACTTCAGCCTGTGCGTAAACATCAGCCCGCGGCAATTCCGCCAGACCGACTTCGTCGAACGCATCGAACGGAGCCTCGCCAGCCACGGCCTGCCCTGCTCGCTGCTGAAGCTGGAAATCACCGAAGGCATCGTCATCCAGAACCTGGAAGACACCATCAGCAAAATGCGCCGCCTGAAAAAACTCGGCGTGAGCTTCGCCATGGACGACTTCGGCACCGGCTACTCCTCGCTGACCTACCTCAAGCGCCTGCCGGTCGACACCCTGAAAATCGACCAGTCCTTCATACGTGACGCCACCACCGACCCCAACGACGCCGAGATCATCCGCGCCATCGTCGCCATGGCCCGCAGCCTGGAGTTGAAGGTGATCGCCGAAGGGGTGGAAACCCAGGACCAGCTGGATTTCCTGCAGGGGTTGGGCTGTCATTTCTATCAGGGGTATTTGCACAGCCGGCCGTTGCCGGTGGAGGAATTTCAAAAACTCCTGAAATAA